Proteins found in one Planococcus citri chromosome 2, ihPlaCitr1.1, whole genome shotgun sequence genomic segment:
- the LOC135837782 gene encoding sex peptide receptor-like: MPRSWQESTRQKMYSVKEQRVYEWELISLFSWHTAATFHQISIWLTIMLAVWRYIAIAHPLKERQWCSLKTTKIFIAAGYVVYPVVWIPTYFLFRVATIDTLLDNDGNLTSNRTIGIPSTIFQMQEIEASSAIVVLVNAFYALVPKLGPIVVLSVYSYKLIVALLQAKNRRQELNASMHKSNATNTKNNQSTDRTTKMILVVLGLFFIAEMPHACSCILTAMYGYSFYLGCYVFVVEIFNFLTLFCMSVNFLVYYIMSQQFRNTFHQLFKCNKASSAQQNPGSTLSQNRTSYNTSTSTRSNITMLSSTPSSSTTTL; the protein is encoded by the exons ATGCCACGTTCGTGGCAAGAATCAACCAGGCAGAAGATGTACTCGGTGAAGGAGCAAAGGGTATACGAATGGGAACTGATATCACTTTTTTCTTGGCATACGGCAGCAACCTTCCACCAAATATCAATCTGGCTAACCATCATGTTGGCGGTTTGGCGTTACATAGCTATCGCACATCCTTTGAAGGAACGCCAATGGTGCAGTTTGAAAACCACCAAGATTTTCATAGCTGCAGGATATGTTGTGTATCCTGTAGTttggatacctacttatttcttaTTCAGAGTCGCGACGATAGATACGTTACTGGATAACGATGGGAATCTGACCTCGAATCGGACTATCGGTATCCCTTCCACGATTTTCCAGATGCAAGAGATCGAAGCGAGCTCAGCTATTGTTGTATTGGTGAATGCGTTCTATGCGTTGGTACCGAAATTGGGACCGATAGTTGTCCTATCTGTTTACAGTTACAA ATTAATCGTAGCTCTGCTGCAAGCGAAGAACCGTCGCCAAGAATTAAACGCAAGCATGCATAAAAGCAACGCAACAAACACGAAGAATAATCAATCCACAGATCGGACAACAAAAATGATATTAGTAGTATTAGGCTTATTTTTTATAGCTGAAATGCCACATGCATGTAGTTGCATATTGACAGCCATGTACGGTTACTCGTTCTACTTGGGATGTTACGTATTCGTGgtggaaatatttaattttttgacgttattcTGCATGTCGGTTAATTTTCTAGTTTATTATATAATGAGCCAACAATTTCGAAACACTTTTCACCAATTGTTCAAATGTAATAAGGCATCTTCTGCTCAGCAAAACCCAGGCTCGACTTTATCACAGAATCGAACATCATACAATACGAGTACTTCGACTCGATCGAATATCACAATGCTCAGTTCGACTCCATCATCGAGTACTACGACCCTctaa